One region of Miscanthus floridulus cultivar M001 chromosome 19, ASM1932011v1, whole genome shotgun sequence genomic DNA includes:
- the LOC136529409 gene encoding uncharacterized protein, translated as MVSASAAFGFAYLYLCLAFAALELSTFLDPQCGAGTSTTSTTSAQAPLLHSAAEVLPPLAAVVVLFVAVALTYRHLMSRHVAAAPVAGAGNGQLSISGLVMLQLCVSAGTLEFTLFGQAAGGGGAGHGALALAALRALPAAATGTFFIGMMLIIVAHVRAGGEGGGGAVDADGQIQGLLRLLAKVAAGAAAALVVLMAMALTLHGAKY; from the exons ATGGTGAGCGCTTCCGCCGCCTTCGGCTTCGCCTACCTTTACCTGTGTTTGGCCTTCGCCGCCCTCGAGCTCTCCACCTTCCTGGACCCGCAGTGCGGCGCGGGCACCAGCACCACGTCTACGACGTCCGCTCAAGCCCCACTGCTCCACAGTGCGGCCGAGGTTTTGCCGCCGTTGGCTGCGGTGGTGGTCCTCTTCGTCGCCGTCGCGCTCACCTACCGTCACCTGATGAGTCGCCATGTCGCCGCCGCTCCCGTGGCCGGCGCGGGCAACGGGCAGCTCTCGATCTCGGGGCTTGTCATGCTCCAGCTGTGCGTCTCCGCTGGCACGCTCGAGTTCACCCTATTCGGGCAGGCCGCCGGAGGTGGTGGTGCCGGTCACGGCGCGCTCGCCCTGGCTGCTCTCCGCGCGCTGCCTGCCGCGGCGACGGGCACGTTCTTTATCGGGATGATGTTGATCATCGTCGCGCACGTCCGAGCCGGCGGCGAGGGTGGCGGTGGTGCCGTCGACGCAGACGGGCAGATCCAGGGGCTCCTGCGCCTCCTCGCCAAGGTCGCGGCCGGAGCGGCGGCGGCACTCGTCGTCTTAATGGCCATGGCCCTCACTCTCCACGGAGCCAA ATACTAA